Proteins co-encoded in one Inmirania thermothiophila genomic window:
- a CDS encoding FecCD family ABC transporter permease encodes MRGGVLLAILALLCLGALAAALLAGTAPVRPADALAALAGGGAEPARTVVLELRLPRALAAALAGALLALAGALLQVLLRNPLADPYVLGVSGGAAAGALAALLVGTAAAVAPAALGGALASTLLVFLLAREGGLLRPERLLLIGVVVASGWGALNALLLSLGGDTRLRGMVFWLLGDLSAARTPAWAWVVLAVLAAVAVLRARELDLLARGERAAAALGVEVPMLRAAVYVAASVATAAAVTVAGTVGFVGLVVPHALRLAGARRHRVLLPGCALAGAALLTLSDTLARTVAAPRQLPVGVVTALVGVPVFLVLLRRGRAGP; translated from the coding sequence ATGCGCGGGGGCGTGCTGCTCGCCATCCTCGCCCTCCTCTGCCTCGGGGCGCTCGCCGCCGCGCTGCTCGCGGGCACCGCCCCGGTGCGCCCCGCCGACGCCCTCGCCGCCCTCGCCGGCGGGGGCGCCGAGCCCGCGCGCACGGTGGTGCTGGAGCTGCGCCTGCCGCGGGCGCTGGCGGCGGCGCTCGCCGGGGCGCTCCTCGCCCTCGCCGGGGCGCTGCTCCAGGTGCTGCTGCGCAACCCCCTCGCCGACCCCTACGTCCTCGGCGTCTCCGGCGGCGCCGCCGCCGGGGCGCTCGCCGCCCTCCTCGTGGGGACCGCGGCGGCGGTGGCCCCCGCCGCCCTCGGCGGGGCCCTGGCCTCCACCCTGCTGGTCTTCCTCCTGGCGCGCGAGGGCGGGCTCCTGCGCCCGGAACGGCTGCTCCTGATCGGGGTCGTGGTGGCCTCCGGCTGGGGCGCCCTCAACGCCCTCCTGCTCTCCCTCGGCGGCGACACCCGCCTGCGCGGGATGGTCTTCTGGCTCCTCGGCGACCTCTCGGCCGCGCGGACCCCGGCGTGGGCCTGGGTGGTGCTCGCGGTGCTGGCGGCGGTGGCCGTGCTGCGGGCGCGGGAGCTCGACCTGCTCGCCCGCGGCGAACGCGCCGCCGCCGCCCTCGGCGTCGAGGTCCCCATGCTGCGCGCCGCCGTCTACGTGGCCGCCTCCGTCGCCACCGCCGCCGCGGTCACGGTGGCGGGCACGGTGGGCTTCGTCGGCCTCGTCGTCCCGCATGCGCTGCGCCTCGCGGGGGCGCGCCGCCACCGCGTCCTGCTGCCGGGCTGCGCCCTCGCCGGTGCGGCGCTGCTGACCCTCTCCGACACCCTCGCCCGTACCGTGGCGGCGCCGCGGCAGCTCCCCGTGGGGGTGGTGACGGCGCTGGTGGGGGTGCCGGTGTTCCTCGTTCTGCTGCGGCGGGGGCGGGCCGGGCCGTGA